A stretch of the Pseudomonadota bacterium genome encodes the following:
- a CDS encoding serine/threonine protein kinase: MAGAHQGQPSPGALLDDRYVLHEVLGTGAVGVVYRAHDVRLKRELAVKILSPNLGPSRHSRSRFGREGQALMRLSHPNVVDILSYGITNDTQYIAMELLRGVTLEKVLEEGEPLEPGLARDLMRQVLSGLAYAHRRGIVHRDLKPGNVFLEGWEGSSPEVKLLDFGLAKFLGAADKELSQTLTHTGVVMGTPLYMAPEQATGDQVDKSADVYAAGSVFFEMLTGRPPFVESSRSEVVRAHLLSPVPRLERICEGLTVTPELQQMIETAMAKRPGERFADAGRMLKALRSLPTPAATSSLKSPTYTPRPARRGIQRLALAGLVAVAVGALALVHALDSESLGAIVQKEQGPWGEGVPAALERIQANAYGGQALSRADIREVVSYSKAHPRDPRPHLLLGHAFANKGWRRDSLRYYMKAFRVDARSRADACMLDDLLDAVGHARHGRRAVSMVQQIYGAEALPAVERSHRKAPPDSDRRKQLGLLKSKLLRSARNPRG, translated from the coding sequence ATGGCCGGCGCTCACCAGGGTCAGCCGAGTCCCGGCGCACTGCTGGACGACCGCTACGTGCTGCACGAGGTGCTCGGAACAGGTGCCGTCGGGGTGGTCTATCGCGCCCACGACGTGCGGCTGAAGCGCGAGCTGGCAGTCAAGATCCTGAGCCCCAATCTCGGGCCGTCGCGACACAGTCGAAGCCGCTTCGGGCGTGAGGGGCAGGCGCTGATGCGCCTATCCCATCCGAACGTGGTGGACATCCTGAGCTACGGGATCACCAACGACACGCAATACATCGCGATGGAGCTGCTCAGGGGCGTGACGCTGGAAAAAGTCCTGGAAGAGGGGGAGCCGCTCGAGCCCGGGCTGGCGCGTGATCTCATGCGCCAGGTCCTCTCCGGCCTCGCGTACGCTCATCGACGGGGTATCGTCCATCGTGACCTGAAGCCCGGAAACGTGTTTCTCGAGGGATGGGAAGGGTCAAGCCCTGAGGTCAAGCTTCTGGATTTCGGTCTTGCCAAATTCCTCGGCGCCGCGGACAAGGAGCTGTCTCAGACCCTGACGCACACGGGGGTGGTCATGGGAACTCCCCTGTACATGGCGCCGGAGCAAGCGACGGGCGACCAGGTGGACAAGAGCGCAGACGTGTACGCAGCCGGGAGCGTGTTCTTCGAGATGCTGACCGGACGGCCGCCCTTTGTCGAGTCCTCGCGTAGCGAGGTCGTGCGCGCGCACCTGCTGTCGCCCGTGCCCAGGCTCGAGCGCATCTGCGAGGGATTGACCGTGACGCCCGAGCTACAGCAGATGATCGAAACCGCGATGGCCAAGCGCCCGGGCGAGCGCTTTGCCGATGCAGGCCGCATGCTCAAGGCGCTTCGCAGCCTGCCGACACCCGCTGCGACCTCGTCGCTCAAGAGTCCGACCTACACACCCAGACCTGCAAGGCGTGGGATCCAACGCCTTGCGCTGGCCGGCCTGGTCGCCGTGGCAGTCGGCGCGCTCGCCTTGGTGCACGCGCTGGACAGCGAGTCGCTTGGCGCGATCGTCCAAAAGGAGCAGGGCCCCTGGGGCGAGGGCGTGCCCGCTGCGCTCGAACGCATCCAGGCGAACGCCTACGGCGGGCAAGCGCTGAGCCGCGCCGACATTCGCGAGGTGGTGTCGTACTCGAAAGCACATCCTCGGGATCCTCGGCCGCATCTGTTGCTTGGGCACGCCTTCGCCAACAAGGGCTGGCGCCGTGACTCGCTGCGCTACTACATGAAGGCTTTCCGCGTGGATGCACGCTCGCGCGCGGATGCCTGCATGCTCGATGACCTGCTGGACGCCGTGGGACACGCTCGCCATGGACGTCGCGCAGTCAGTATGGTGCAGCAGATCTATGGTGCCGAAGCCTTGCCTGCGGTGGAGCGCAGCCACCGCAAGGCACCACCGGACAGCGACCGGCGCAAACAGCTCGGCCTGCTAAAAAGCAAGCTGCTGCGAAGCGCACGCAACCCACGCGGTTGA
- a CDS encoding Crp/Fnr family transcriptional regulator — MRHSESVSLDELRELPPFAGLSDPQLEAVTGLARVRSIASGQQLFRQGEPACDLGVVLHGRFSLCVELGSDRELCLLTLTRGEVIGWSAVLDQAAWLASATAVKPSSVLAFHGSALRDLCASDHELGYHVMRNLFAAVAARLHDTRLQLLDMYGHGGAA, encoded by the coding sequence ATGCGGCATTCCGAATCGGTCAGCCTGGACGAGCTGCGTGAGCTACCTCCGTTTGCCGGCCTGAGCGACCCTCAGCTCGAAGCGGTCACGGGGCTCGCGCGCGTCAGGAGCATCGCGAGCGGACAGCAGTTGTTCCGGCAGGGGGAACCGGCCTGCGACCTCGGTGTGGTCCTGCACGGCAGGTTCAGCCTGTGCGTGGAGCTGGGAAGCGACCGGGAGCTGTGCTTGCTGACGCTCACGCGAGGCGAAGTCATCGGTTGGTCGGCGGTGCTCGACCAAGCCGCATGGCTCGCTAGTGCGACCGCGGTGAAGCCATCGTCTGTCCTGGCGTTTCACGGATCGGCCTTGCGCGATCTGTGCGCGTCCGACCACGAGCTCGGCTACCACGTCATGCGCAATCTCTTCGCCGCTGTCGCAGCCCGTCTGCACGACACGCGCCTGCAGCTGCTGGACATGTACGGCCATGGCGGAGCGGCTTAA